The Punica granatum isolate Tunisia-2019 chromosome 4, ASM765513v2, whole genome shotgun sequence genome has a window encoding:
- the LOC116202560 gene encoding remorin-like, whose protein sequence is MEQEVAKKAESESSQTPQEEKSKDVNNGSSNNNVNGSDDDDAAAAAKEEDVAADEKGAIPVAEDKKKAPSAPKVAFADPIENSSGPMFDRDAVLARVVTEKRLALIKAWEESEKSKAENKAYKKLSAVEAWENSKKATVEAKLKKIEENLEKKKAEYAERMKNKIADLHKAAQEKRATVEAKKGEDFIKIEEEAAKFRAKGHVPKKFFGCFSS, encoded by the exons ATGGAACAAGAGGTGGCAAAGAAGGCTGAATCTGAATCTTCTCAGACCCCACAAGAAGAAAAGTCTAAGGATGTCAACAATggtagtagtaataataatgttaATGGAAGTGATGACGAtgatgctgctgctgctgccaaGGAAGAAGATGTTGCAGCGGATGAGAAAGGTGCCATCCCTGTTGCTGAAGACAAGAAGAAGGCACCATCTGCTCCAA AGGTTGCATTTGCGGATCCTATAGAGAATTCTTCTGGACCTATGTTCGATAGAG ATGCTGTTCTTGCTAGAGTTGTAACGGAGAAGAGATTGGCTCTGATCAAGGCATGGGAAGAAAGCGAGAAAAGCAAAGCAGAGAACAA GGCGTACAAGAAACTCTCGGCAGTCGAAGCTTGGGAGAACAGCAAGAAAGCCACTGTCGAGGCAAAACTAAAGAAAATCGAG GAGAAtctggagaagaagaaggcggAGTATGCAGAGAGGATGAAGAACAAGATAGCAGACCTTCATAAGGCTGCGCAAGAGAAGCGTGCGACAGTCGAAGCCAAAAAGGGAGAGGACTTCATCAAGATAGAAGAGGAGGCCGCGAAATTCCGAGCAAAAGGTCATGTCCCAAAGAAGTTTTTCGGATGCTTTAGCAGTTGA